One segment of Bombus pascuorum chromosome 6, iyBomPasc1.1, whole genome shotgun sequence DNA contains the following:
- the LOC132907769 gene encoding uncharacterized protein LOC132907769 — MEKANREMLKLMEENRTRLEDVVALKDKKTEYDEAVVKVKEAQRLTSQELEDEMQRLSTELINAEDKLLELEKVVKKLISSTCPAENRARVLRAMSLTEKTNARDRVLAKDEQSRSRISRYSNRHFHRRSHRNLHLGSTGSLSLDLLANVVHLPQLQLRLHPQKSDTSNYASVEASEESTIYHQPNKFMWSAGDCRRDDRRRKRSGKFASSGISTRFNVKKLHESLKNVTPFTRSLLGLVTIFTQKRS; from the exons ATGGAGAAGGCGAATAGGGAGATGCTAAAACTCATGGAGGAGAACAGAACG AGACTGGAAGACGTAGTGGCGTTGAAAGATAAGAAAACAGAATACGACGAGGCGGTGGTTAAAGTG AAAGAAGCGCAGAGATTAACATCGCAGGAACTGGAAGACGAG ATGCAACGTCTAAGCACGGAGCTGATCAACGCAGAGGACAAGCTACTGGAACTGGAGAAAGTGGTGAAGAAA TTGATTTCCAGTACATGTCCAGCGGAGAATCGTGCAAGAGTTTTGCGGGCGATGTCGCTGACCGAGAAAACGAACGCACGGGACCGTGTTTTGGCGAAGGACGAACAGTCTCGCTCGAGAATCTCAAG ATACTCGAACCGTCATTTCCACCGCCGCAGCCACCGGAACCTCCACCTAGGAAGTACGGGATCTTTGTCTCTCGACCTCCTGGCCAACGTCGTCCACCTCCCGCAGTTACAGCTGCGACTGCACCCCCAAAAATCGGACACAAGTAACTACGCATCCGTGGAAGCTTCCGAGGAATCCACGATTTATCACC AGCCTAATAAATTCATGTGGAGTGCTGGAGATTGTCGACGAGACGATAGACGAAGAAAACGATCAGGAAAATTCGCTAGTAGTGGCATTTCGACGCGTTTTAATGTGAAAAAATTGCACGAGTCTCTGAAGAATGTGACACCTTTTACCAGATCGTTGTTGGGTCTCGTTACAATTTTCACGCAGAAAAGATCTTAA
- the LOC132907763 gene encoding uncharacterized protein LOC132907763, protein MAMDTSTVRLVIFLGMFLMFAGDYSYVIFTIFGQSSRQNITEPVKSLEDPASKVPGDRVALTTVKKDNEKENAISRRAKMMTTIKTACLPKLICELTSSVHQDQLSEMERSLLNLIRDTSLNTMAEVPSRYHFAAHMGQLISGVEGQGCHNFYPTCPLPGSSVLNMMKKIRLR, encoded by the exons ATGGCTATGGATACCAGCACTGTGCGTCTCGTGATATTCCTCGGGATGTTCCTCATGTTCGCCGGTGACTACAGCTACGTGATCTTCACGATTTTCGGTCAATCGTCTCGGCAAAATATCACTGAACCGGTTAAAAGTCTGGAGGATCCTGCAAGCAAGGTTCCTGGAGACAGGGTAGCCTTGACGACGGTGAAGAAGgataacgagaaagaaaacg CGATCTCGCGACGGGCGAAGATGATGACGACGATCAAGACGGCTTGCTTGCCCAAGCTTATATGCGAACTGACCTCGTCCGTCCATCAGGATCAGCTGAGTGAGATGGAACGGTCACTGCTGAACTTAATCAG GGACACGAGCTTGAACACGATGGCGGAAGTGCCCTCGAGGTACCACTTCGCGGCGCATATGGGTCAACTGATATCCGGCGTGGAAGGTCAAGGATGTCATAATTTCTACCCCACCTGCCCTCTGCCTGGCTCCAGTGTCCTCAACATGATGAAGAAGATTCGACTGCGTTGA
- the LOC132907904 gene encoding uncharacterized protein LOC132907904, whose product MQMTNACLILGCCFLAVTLVNAAPGPDEPAFHLPVQLIGFPVITAAVRITNFVKKLAYSLNPETYVNRVRRDLPLVHDEEILDVGKVEKKLISELGSNVCVYERICAKYAAETLQKRSRQRALDWDVVFSEYKSSPNPMKENYLLSVFLGDIIGSPRLCHQLAKRGRGCDEATLSD is encoded by the exons ATGCAAATGACAAATGCGTGTTTGATCCTGGGATGTTGCTTCCTTGCGGTGACGTTGGTGAACGCGGCACCGGGTCCAGACGAACCTGCCTTCCACCTTCCGGTGCAGCTGATCGGCTTCCCCGTGATTACAGCCGCTGTGAGGATCACTAATTTCGTGAAGAAACTTGCGTACTCGTTGAATCCAG AAACTTACGTCAACCGAGTAAGACGAGACCTGCCTCTGGTACACGACGAAGAAATTCTAGATGTTGGCAAAGTGGAGAAGAAGTTGATATCGGAGTTGGGCAGTAACGTTTGCGTTTACGAGAGAATCTGCGCCAAGTATGCGGCCGAAACTCTGCAGAAACGAAGTCGACAACGAGCTTTGGACTGGGATGTCGTTTTCAG CGAGTACAAATCATCGCCGAACCCGATGAaggagaattatttattgagCGTGTTCCTGGGCGACATCATAGGAAGCCCGCGACTCTGTCATCAGCTGGCGAAACGAGGGAGAGGCTGCGACGAGGCCACGCTCTCGGATTAA
- the LOC132907903 gene encoding uncharacterized protein LOC132907903, which yields MKNYSTTFRLMLVCLFLCSEIRAEDQFRRIRRKIDEDRYCNFDEARSNYDATDLLRCIDELAVDLIDRESGVLKVSNGKGQLNGFTGRQISFMDVFSSVFNNAATSHQSSSLPVYPISDYQQSNYPSETVGLSPGFQLNLLDTLSTISSHDDYKCVPRILCEMASGKLPGRSLGKQSFSSFELFGRNVFTDWLTKIDVDGMSPLLNFGRAMILGYSNRGNSVACYEAFPKCPRDMNGLIYYLNNYNGGFFNLFNRIRGGKYRMSNGDPGQPVNDYSKIEVRERIVAGSSTKHIRDEPVRNTVQFPSIKYQEYYAKREYPRFDSIRNYNAITFPDQRELSIEPTNSLQDDVPKSEPYVWQRDNVAFFPKENEDRRFSQFRFPSSFTIAPS from the exons atgaagaattataGTACGACGTTTAGGTTGATGCTTGTTTGCCTTTTTCTTTGCTCTGAAATTCGCGCAGAGGATCAATTTCGAAGGATTCGTCGTAAAATCGACGAGGATCGTTATTGTAATTTTGACGAAGCTCGAAGCAATTATGATGCCACGGATTTATTAAG GTGTATCGATGAATTGGCTGTCGATCTCATCGATCGAGAAAGTGGCGTGCTAAAAGTATCCAATGGAAAAGGTCAATTGAATGGATTCACGGGCAGGCAGATCTCTTTTATGGATGTTTTCTCGAGTGTTTTCAATAACGCTGCGACG TCGCATCAGAGCAGCTCCCTTCCGGTGTACCCGATTTCCGACTATCAGCAATCGAATTATCCGAGTGAAACCGTCGGTCTTTCTCCTGGATTCCAACTGAATCTGCTCGATACGCTGTCCACGATATCCAGCCACGATGACTACAAGTGTGTGCCCAGGATACTCTGCGAGATGGCCAGCGGAAAACTTCCTGGAAGATCGTTAGGCAAACAGAGCTTCAGCTCCTTTGAGTTGTTTGGTCGAAATGTTTTCACGGA CTGGCTAACGAAAATCGATGTCGATGGAATGTCTCCATTGCTGAACTTTGGTAGAGCGATGATTCTTGGGTATAGCAATCGTGGAAATTCTGTGGCCTGCTACGAAGCGTTTCCAAAATGTCCAAGAGACATGAATGGATTGATTTACTATCTGAATAACTATAATGGAGgctttttcaatcttttcaaCAGGATTCGGGGTGGAAAATATAGGATGTCTAACGGAGATCCTGGTCAGCCAg TTAATGATTATTCGAAGATTGAAGTGAGGGAAAGAATAGTCGCTGGAAGCTCGACGAAACACATTCGGGATGAACCAGTACGAAATACGGTTCAATTCCcatctataaaatatcaagaatATTATGCAAAGAGAGAGTATCCAAGATTTGATTCGATAAGAAATTACAATGCGATTACTTTTCCTGATCAAAGAGAATTAAGCATCGAACCAACGAATAGTTTACAGGATGACGTTCCAAAATCGGAACCGTACGTTTGGCAAAGAGACAACGTTGCATTTTTTCCCAAA GAGAACGAAGACAGAAGATTCTCTCAATTTCGATTCCCCTCGAGTTTTACAATCGCACCGTCGTAA